Proteins from a genomic interval of Thermoanaerobacterium thermosaccharolyticum DSM 571:
- a CDS encoding PTS sugar transporter subunit IIC — protein MNDRLTNNWFMKWMESSLMPVLARIAQNVILQSIRDAFSSFALPVILTGSLFLIIANPPLAEGANWGPIVAWANAIKPIAGQLLIPFNLSFGIMALMVAFGTAYSLATRWDLDEAMTGIISMLAFLVTTFPASDVTKVSFGDVLNYLGGQGLFVAIIIGVLTAVVVRFFNKQGLVIRMPEAVPPYVVRSFMALVPMFVMVVSAWIVEWIVWANFKVTLPQLVIEVFKPLVAASNSYWAALAEIILMMLLWSLGIHGMNVVSSIAYPFWMSQLAANVKALNAHQTMTGIVTEPFFHMFTHLGGSGTTWPLVIMFLFSASKQLKTIGTAELIPAIFNINEPLIFGAPIVLNPILMIPFIIAPAAVVTINYIAFHFHLVTGPLYQLPFTVPVFIGGFISSGLDWRGPILQLVNLIVAGIIYYPFFKMYEAQLLKNEREAEENK, from the coding sequence ATGAACGACAGACTTACAAATAACTGGTTTATGAAGTGGATGGAATCATCGTTGATGCCTGTGCTGGCTAGAATAGCACAGAATGTCATTCTTCAATCAATAAGGGATGCTTTTTCTAGTTTTGCATTGCCAGTTATATTGACAGGTTCGTTGTTTTTGATAATAGCAAATCCACCTCTTGCAGAAGGTGCAAATTGGGGACCGATCGTTGCATGGGCTAACGCAATAAAACCTATTGCAGGACAGTTATTGATTCCTTTCAACCTATCATTTGGTATTATGGCTTTGATGGTAGCATTTGGAACAGCTTATAGCTTAGCGACTCGCTGGGATTTAGATGAGGCTATGACAGGTATTATCTCAATGTTGGCATTTTTGGTTACTACTTTCCCGGCTTCAGATGTCACGAAAGTAAGTTTTGGGGATGTTCTTAACTATCTAGGTGGACAAGGTCTATTTGTTGCTATAATAATAGGCGTTTTGACAGCAGTTGTTGTAAGGTTCTTTAATAAGCAGGGCCTTGTAATAAGGATGCCTGAAGCAGTACCACCGTATGTTGTTAGAAGCTTTATGGCATTAGTACCAATGTTTGTAATGGTTGTTTCTGCTTGGATTGTTGAATGGATTGTATGGGCCAACTTCAAAGTAACACTGCCACAATTGGTAATTGAAGTGTTTAAGCCACTTGTTGCAGCGTCAAATAGTTATTGGGCAGCACTAGCTGAAATCATACTGATGATGCTTTTGTGGTCACTGGGAATTCATGGCATGAACGTTGTATCGTCTATAGCATATCCTTTCTGGATGAGCCAGCTTGCTGCAAATGTTAAGGCGTTAAATGCACATCAGACAATGACAGGTATTGTTACAGAACCATTCTTCCACATGTTTACACACCTTGGCGGTTCAGGTACTACATGGCCACTGGTTATTATGTTCTTATTCTCAGCATCAAAACAGCTTAAGACAATAGGTACAGCCGAGCTTATCCCTGCTATATTCAATATAAATGAACCGCTTATATTTGGTGCGCCAATAGTGTTGAATCCTATATTGATGATACCGTTCATAATCGCACCTGCAGCAGTTGTTACTATAAACTACATTGCATTCCATTTTCATCTTGTAACAGGACCATTGTATCAGCTTCCATTTACAGTTCCTGTGTTTATTGGTGGTTTTATATCAAGTGGCCTCGACTGGAGAGGACCTATTCTGCAGCTTGTAAACTTGATTGTAGCAGGTATTATATATTATCCGTTCTTCAAAATGTATGAAGCACAACTTTTGAAGAATGAAAGGGAAGCTGAAGAAAATAAATAA
- a CDS encoding methionine ABC transporter permease gives MVSSSNTIQYLINLWQLLEQPLWESLYMVFFSTLFSVIIGLPLGIILVITDKGHLSENIKLNHILGTIINIMRSIPFIILIIAIFPLSRLIVGTTIGPTAAIVPLSVAAAPFVARVIESSLKEVDWGVIEASISVGATIPQIIFKVMIPESLPSLILGITLTIINILGYSAMAGAIGGGGLGDLAIRYGYQRFETDVLIATIIVLIVFVEIVQRLGNYLAKKVDKR, from the coding sequence ATGGTATCATCTAGTAACACAATACAATACTTAATAAACTTATGGCAGCTTTTGGAGCAGCCTTTGTGGGAATCACTGTATATGGTATTTTTCTCTACCCTTTTTTCTGTAATAATAGGTCTACCGCTAGGAATAATACTGGTAATAACAGATAAAGGCCATTTATCCGAAAATATAAAACTAAACCACATATTGGGTACCATCATTAACATTATGAGATCAATACCATTTATAATTCTTATAATTGCAATTTTCCCACTTTCAAGGCTCATAGTAGGTACTACAATTGGACCAACAGCAGCAATAGTACCTCTGTCAGTTGCGGCTGCCCCTTTTGTAGCCAGAGTAATTGAGTCATCGCTGAAAGAAGTTGATTGGGGTGTCATAGAAGCATCAATATCTGTTGGTGCAACAATCCCACAGATAATATTTAAAGTCATGATACCAGAGTCACTGCCCTCACTGATATTGGGTATAACACTTACAATCATAAATATTCTCGGCTATTCTGCTATGGCAGGTGCTATTGGAGGGGGTGGTCTTGGAGATTTAGCTATAAGGTATGGATATCAAAGATTTGAAACAGATGTACTCATTGCAACAATAATCGTTTTAATCGTCTTTGTAGAAATCGTACAAAGATTAGGAAACTACCTGGCAAAAAAAGTTGATAAAAGATGA
- a CDS encoding PTS lactose/cellobiose transporter subunit IIA codes for MELEQIIYNLVLHGGNARGEAYEALDAAEKGDFESAEKHLEKADEEFYAGHDYQNALVQGEQSEAPNFLVIHAQDQLMTALAEKNLIKRLVDLYKRLDALEKKVK; via the coding sequence ATGGAATTAGAGCAAATTATATACAATTTAGTCTTGCATGGCGGAAACGCTAGAGGTGAAGCTTATGAAGCATTAGATGCAGCAGAAAAAGGGGATTTTGAATCTGCTGAGAAGCATCTAGAAAAGGCTGATGAGGAATTTTATGCAGGCCACGATTACCAAAATGCATTGGTACAAGGAGAACAAAGTGAAGCTCCAAACTTCCTTGTAATACATGCGCAAGACCAACTTATGACGGCACTTGCTGAGAAGAACCTCATAAAAAGGCTTGTTGACTTGTATAAGAGGTTGGATGCTCTTGAAAAAAAGGTAAAATAA
- a CDS encoding S-ribosylhomocysteine lyase, with product MDIKVESFKLDHRTVRAPYVRKAGVLVGPNGDVVTKYDVRLTQPNVDSIPTGGMHTLEHLFATYFRDYMDDIIDISPMGCRTGFYLVKFGDTPVDEIKDVLKKVLKRVLETKEEDVPATNEVQCGNYRDHSLFTAKEYAKSVLEKL from the coding sequence ATGGATATTAAGGTTGAAAGCTTTAAATTAGATCATAGAACTGTAAGGGCACCGTATGTGAGAAAAGCAGGAGTTTTAGTAGGTCCTAATGGAGATGTCGTTACAAAATACGATGTGAGATTGACTCAGCCAAATGTTGATTCAATACCTACAGGTGGCATGCATACTTTAGAGCACTTGTTTGCGACGTATTTTAGAGATTATATGGACGATATAATAGACATTTCGCCTATGGGCTGCAGGACTGGCTTCTATCTTGTAAAATTTGGAGATACACCTGTTGATGAAATAAAGGATGTATTAAAGAAGGTTTTAAAAAGAGTCTTGGAAACAAAAGAAGAAGATGTTCCTGCGACAAATGAGGTACAGTGCGGAAACTACAGAGATCATTCGCTGTTTACAGCAAAAGAATACGCAAAGTCTGTTTTAGAGAAACTGTAA
- a CDS encoding MetQ/NlpA family ABC transporter substrate-binding protein, producing the protein MKKIILLITLILTLSFALVGCTKANTNETNSNAGTNSNKMTKIVVGASPNPHAEILNVVKPILAKEGVDLEIKEFTDYVTPNTALNDKQIDANFFQHVPYLEDFEKKNNMKLVPLVKVHVEPMGAYSKKIKSKDEIKDGATVAVPNDATNEGRALLLLQKQGLIKLKDPNGLTQTPRDIVYNPKHLKFVELEAPQLPRTLQDVDLAIINTNFALEANLNPLKDAIFMEDKDSPYANVLVVRPDNQNDPAIQKLAKALNSEEVKKFIEDKYKGAIVPAF; encoded by the coding sequence ATGAAAAAAATAATATTATTGATTACATTAATATTAACATTATCATTCGCCCTTGTAGGATGCACTAAGGCAAATACTAATGAGACCAACTCAAATGCAGGTACTAATTCAAATAAAATGACAAAAATAGTTGTAGGGGCATCCCCAAATCCTCACGCAGAAATACTTAATGTAGTAAAGCCAATTTTAGCAAAAGAAGGAGTAGATCTCGAAATAAAAGAATTTACTGACTATGTGACTCCTAATACTGCATTAAACGACAAACAAATAGATGCCAATTTCTTTCAGCACGTTCCATATCTAGAAGACTTCGAAAAGAAAAATAATATGAAACTGGTGCCACTAGTCAAAGTACACGTAGAACCAATGGGAGCATATTCAAAAAAGATAAAATCGAAAGATGAAATAAAAGACGGTGCAACCGTGGCAGTGCCAAATGATGCTACAAACGAAGGAAGAGCATTACTACTTTTGCAAAAACAAGGTTTAATAAAGTTAAAAGATCCAAATGGACTCACACAGACACCTAGAGATATAGTCTACAATCCAAAGCATCTAAAATTTGTAGAGCTTGAAGCACCTCAATTACCAAGGACACTTCAAGACGTAGACTTAGCAATAATAAATACAAACTTTGCATTAGAGGCAAATTTGAATCCATTGAAAGATGCAATTTTCATGGAAGATAAAGATTCGCCGTATGCTAATGTATTGGTTGTAAGACCAGATAATCAGAATGACCCTGCTATACAAAAATTAGCAAAAGCTTTAAATTCCGAGGAAGTCAAAAAATTTATAGAAGACAAATACAAAGGCGCTATAGTACCAGCATTTTAA
- a CDS encoding M20 metallopeptidase family protein — translation MNEILKEARLIQDEIIEIRRRIHREPELGFEETKTSELIKKYLEKLDIETKVMAKTGIVGTLKGNGEKTIAIRADIDALPIQEENDVPYSSLVPGKMHACGHDVHTAITLGAAKLLSQKKDKLMGNVKFIFQPAEETTGGAKPMLEAGAFENPKVDAIIGLHVDPDLQVGQIGYTYGKAYASSDMFDINVIGRSSHGAEPHKSVDPIVISANIINMIQTVVSRESNPLEPLVITIGSIEGGYARNIVAGKVHMSGIIRMLNEENRDMIVAKVENIAKKTAELMGGKAEFTRIEGYPCLINDSRMVNILRLSALGIVGEENIKNVLPTLGVEDFAYYLKKVPGCFYKLGCGNKELGIDKPIHNNMFDVDENCIAYGIAVHVSTVLNFLKDGISKGNRQKRILKDLLNYSDTL, via the coding sequence ATGAATGAGATATTAAAAGAAGCAAGACTTATCCAAGATGAGATTATAGAGATCAGAAGAAGGATTCATAGAGAACCTGAATTGGGATTTGAAGAGACAAAGACATCTGAACTTATAAAAAAATATTTAGAAAAACTAGATATTGAGACAAAGGTTATGGCAAAGACAGGTATTGTAGGTACGCTTAAAGGTAATGGAGAAAAGACAATTGCAATAAGGGCTGATATAGATGCTCTCCCAATTCAAGAGGAAAATGATGTGCCATATAGTTCATTGGTGCCTGGAAAAATGCATGCATGTGGTCATGATGTGCATACGGCTATTACTCTTGGAGCAGCCAAGCTGCTGTCACAAAAAAAAGATAAACTTATGGGAAATGTCAAGTTTATTTTTCAGCCTGCGGAGGAAACGACAGGTGGTGCAAAGCCGATGCTGGAAGCAGGTGCATTTGAAAATCCGAAAGTTGATGCGATTATAGGCTTGCATGTGGATCCAGATCTTCAAGTTGGGCAAATCGGCTATACTTATGGAAAAGCATATGCGTCATCGGATATGTTTGACATTAATGTAATAGGTAGGTCAAGTCATGGAGCTGAACCACATAAATCGGTAGATCCCATTGTCATTTCTGCAAACATAATCAATATGATTCAGACGGTTGTAAGCAGGGAATCGAATCCTTTGGAACCTCTTGTTATAACTATTGGAAGTATCGAAGGTGGATATGCCAGAAATATAGTTGCTGGCAAAGTACATATGTCAGGCATAATAAGGATGTTAAATGAAGAAAATCGAGATATGATAGTTGCAAAAGTAGAAAACATAGCAAAAAAAACTGCGGAGTTAATGGGGGGAAAAGCCGAGTTTACAAGGATTGAAGGATATCCATGCCTTATTAACGACAGCAGAATGGTAAATATATTAAGATTAAGTGCATTGGGTATAGTTGGTGAAGAAAATATAAAGAATGTATTGCCGACTCTTGGAGTAGAGGACTTTGCTTATTATTTAAAAAAGGTTCCTGGATGTTTTTATAAACTGGGCTGTGGGAATAAAGAATTGGGGATAGATAAGCCTATTCACAATAACATGTTTGATGTTGATGAAAACTGTATAGCATATGGTATAGCAGTACATGTAAGTACGGTTCTTAATTTTTTGAAAGATGGAATAAGCAAAGGCAATAGACAAAAAAGAATATTAAAGGATTTACTCAATTACAGTGATACTTTATAA
- a CDS encoding PTS sugar transporter subunit IIB — protein sequence MAIHGVILCSWGATSSALAKKVTDEAKKQGLDVTVDAGGTGEFKKKAEGYDVALLEPQVRHLKKEVETIAEKYNIPVDIVDMQAFALMDAKKILNQIIELAKKSGKEA from the coding sequence ATGGCTATACATGGTGTTATATTATGCAGTTGGGGGGCTACATCAAGCGCATTAGCAAAAAAAGTCACAGATGAAGCAAAAAAGCAAGGCTTGGACGTAACAGTTGATGCAGGTGGAACAGGTGAATTTAAGAAAAAAGCTGAAGGATACGATGTTGCTCTTTTAGAGCCGCAGGTAAGACATTTAAAAAAGGAAGTAGAGACAATCGCAGAAAAGTATAACATTCCTGTAGACATTGTTGATATGCAGGCTTTTGCGCTTATGGATGCCAAGAAGATATTAAATCAGATAATAGAACTTGCCAAAAAATCCGGCAAGGAAGCATAG
- a CDS encoding YerC/YecD family TrpR-related protein has protein sequence MYNSKIRDEHVDELFEAVLMLKDMEECYRFFEDIATINEVKSLAQRLQVAKMLRDRKTYIEIAEKTGASTATISRVNRALNYGANGYNLILDRLKEKSR, from the coding sequence ATGTACAATTCCAAAATCAGAGACGAACATGTGGACGAGCTTTTTGAAGCTGTTTTAATGCTTAAAGACATGGAAGAATGTTATCGTTTTTTTGAGGATATAGCTACTATAAATGAAGTCAAATCATTAGCCCAGAGGCTTCAAGTTGCTAAGATGTTAAGAGATAGAAAAACATATATAGAAATAGCGGAAAAAACAGGTGCAAGCACAGCTACAATAAGCAGGGTAAACAGAGCATTAAATTATGGAGCGAATGGATATAATTTAATTCTCGATAGATTAAAGGAAAAATCTCGGTAA
- the spoVB gene encoding stage V sporulation protein B, which produces MHNRSFVRGAFILTIANVIDRAIGFVFRIILSNLLGSEGTGIYQIALPIYFVSITFITSGITAVTSRFVSEERAKRNRKNIFSIMEVSFFIVILMGIVISSVIFFNAKYISDNLLHEPRAYLSILVFTPVLIIVSSSSIFKGFFQGLINMIPASVSEIVEQIVRVSLTLYLFSILTDIKLEYAAVIAVLGIAAGEVTSFFMYIFYYRRELCYIKEEIPDEGETWDKLDIAKTIIKTSFPITISRMIVNILDLFESLIIPSRLIKSGLTHKEAISEFGKLSGMAYPLAYMPAVITMSLSVTVLPAVSEAASLKKWDTVRLRINQAIGYTTMIAIPAIILFLTLHDEIATLLYPNSPGVGALVKIIAAGSIFAYLESIVTSILNGLGMQNMVLKNSVIWTVISVIAMYVLIPIPSLRLFGYIYGFIFADILVFILNFRELVKVTGLTVDYNNWFFKPLTSALIMSIADTIMYFNLISVIANKWIVMFITVSSGLALYLLISYIIKLPYLSDLNKLIFSRSK; this is translated from the coding sequence ATGCACAATAGATCTTTTGTTCGCGGTGCTTTTATATTGACAATAGCCAATGTTATTGATAGGGCTATTGGATTTGTCTTTAGGATTATTCTTTCAAATTTGCTTGGCTCAGAAGGCACAGGAATATACCAAATAGCTCTTCCGATCTACTTCGTATCTATCACATTCATAACATCAGGTATTACCGCAGTTACGTCCCGGTTTGTATCTGAAGAAAGAGCGAAAAGAAATAGAAAAAATATATTTAGCATAATGGAAGTTTCATTTTTTATCGTTATTTTGATGGGCATTGTAATTTCATCTGTCATATTTTTTAATGCTAAGTACATATCTGATAACTTGCTCCACGAACCGAGAGCATATCTATCTATATTAGTTTTCACACCTGTATTAATAATCGTGTCTTCATCTTCGATATTTAAAGGTTTTTTTCAAGGGTTAATAAATATGATTCCAGCTTCTGTATCCGAAATAGTGGAGCAGATTGTAAGAGTGTCTTTGACATTGTATTTATTCAGTATATTAACTGACATAAAATTAGAGTATGCTGCTGTAATAGCTGTATTGGGTATTGCTGCTGGTGAGGTAACAAGTTTTTTTATGTATATATTCTATTATAGACGTGAATTGTGCTATATAAAAGAAGAAATACCAGATGAAGGTGAGACATGGGACAAATTAGACATCGCCAAAACGATAATAAAGACATCTTTTCCTATTACAATTTCTAGAATGATAGTAAATATACTTGACCTTTTTGAATCTCTTATCATACCTTCTAGATTGATAAAGTCTGGTTTGACCCACAAAGAGGCAATATCAGAGTTTGGTAAACTTTCAGGAATGGCTTATCCACTTGCATATATGCCTGCAGTAATAACCATGAGTTTATCTGTTACTGTATTGCCTGCTGTCTCTGAAGCTGCTTCGCTCAAAAAATGGGATACGGTGAGACTGCGCATAAATCAAGCAATAGGGTACACTACAATGATAGCAATACCGGCTATTATATTGTTTCTTACGTTACATGATGAGATAGCCACTTTGCTTTATCCAAACAGTCCTGGTGTCGGAGCACTTGTAAAAATAATTGCTGCGGGTAGCATCTTTGCATATCTGGAATCTATTGTTACCAGCATATTAAATGGACTTGGAATGCAAAATATGGTCCTGAAAAATTCTGTTATCTGGACCGTTATTTCGGTAATAGCTATGTATGTCCTAATACCGATACCTAGTTTAAGACTATTTGGATATATATACGGTTTTATATTTGCGGATATTCTTGTGTTCATATTAAATTTTAGAGAATTAGTTAAGGTAACAGGCCTTACAGTTGACTATAACAATTGGTTTTTTAAACCACTTACATCTGCGCTTATAATGAGCATAGCTGATACAATTATGTATTTTAACTTGATATCGGTAATAGCTAATAAATGGATCGTAATGTTTATTACCGTATCATCTGGATTAGCCTTGTATCTATTGATAAGTTATATTATAAAACTGCCATATTTGAGTGATTTGAACAAATTAATATTTTCAAGGAGTAAATGA
- a CDS encoding BglG family transcription antiterminator, which yields MKELSGRQLEILKKVMSKEMSSLDDIVANYKLSKRTIYREINAINEYIKDYNLKLKNNEGVLAVEGADSDIEKFNFDVIGYRPSVDAEKRRKLILSELLQMKEPVKLEYFAREYNVTTATISYDIKEIDKWLSRQKVTIVTKPGVGIYVKGDESNIRKAIINFLYDNVATKDLMEFLNRGYNNINRLSEDINDRLLRLIDYDTVLKIEKAIQRLEKSLDYELAESSYMGLTVHLALALKRIKEGEKIKIGNESLLELKKSDEYRFAEMLAKYLEEEFDVFIPEDEIGYITIHLQGARYRANTEDVNDEFVNEVLYDMIDVAERVFGTSFRDDSMLLSGLKTHLRPTIFRLRMGLAIRNPLINDIKDRYSALFERCILIANVLKNKLDVDVPDDEIGYIAMHFGAAIARKNDKTKRHNILVVCASGIGTSRMLLSKLQMFPQLNIVDTVSSLRVKDFKDRYDIDLIVSTIPLDIKDKKTVIVNPLLLDDDVKKLKDALNTDFIMDFSSRKAEGDKYKELLHIAEYGKRIIELCSSLKFKDVFGKNSKEIIDSLLEDFVNIDSIDKEKIDSIKEKLLGRESLGKIILPGKGFVIYHCTASSLNKPILIFGKVKSEVRMKNLMNNYEIIKTAFLMVAPDSDKMWIEILGDLSVSFIESKDLVETLNSTSNLDEAREMVQRALMEKYYDEIKRNLVGD from the coding sequence ATGAAAGAATTAAGTGGGCGCCAACTAGAGATTTTAAAAAAAGTTATGTCAAAAGAGATGTCCAGCTTAGACGATATCGTCGCTAATTATAAATTAAGCAAAAGAACAATTTATAGAGAGATAAATGCCATAAATGAATACATTAAAGATTACAACTTAAAGTTGAAAAACAATGAAGGTGTTTTGGCAGTAGAAGGTGCTGACAGCGATATAGAGAAATTTAATTTTGATGTTATAGGTTATCGTCCTAGTGTAGATGCTGAGAAAAGGCGAAAGTTAATTCTCTCAGAGCTACTACAAATGAAAGAGCCTGTTAAGCTGGAGTATTTTGCAAGAGAGTACAATGTCACAACTGCTACAATTAGCTATGACATAAAAGAAATAGATAAATGGCTAAGTAGGCAAAAAGTCACAATTGTGACTAAGCCAGGTGTTGGCATATATGTAAAAGGTGATGAAAGCAATATAAGAAAGGCTATAATAAATTTTCTCTATGACAATGTTGCGACGAAAGACTTAATGGAATTTTTAAATAGAGGGTACAATAATATAAACAGATTAAGTGAGGACATCAATGACAGGCTATTGCGACTTATTGATTATGACACAGTTTTGAAGATAGAGAAAGCTATACAAAGATTAGAGAAATCACTGGACTACGAGCTGGCTGAAAGCTCTTATATGGGGCTTACAGTTCACCTGGCATTGGCGTTAAAGAGAATAAAAGAAGGCGAAAAGATCAAAATAGGTAATGAAAGCCTTCTTGAACTTAAAAAATCAGATGAGTACAGATTTGCAGAAATGCTTGCTAAATATTTGGAAGAAGAATTTGATGTCTTTATTCCTGAAGATGAAATCGGTTATATAACAATTCATCTTCAAGGTGCCAGATATAGAGCAAACACGGAAGATGTAAATGACGAATTTGTAAATGAAGTTTTATACGATATGATAGACGTTGCTGAAAGAGTATTTGGCACAAGTTTTAGAGATGATTCAATGCTTTTAAGTGGTTTAAAGACTCATCTAAGACCTACGATTTTTAGACTAAGGATGGGCCTTGCAATAAGGAATCCACTTATAAACGATATAAAAGACAGGTATAGTGCACTGTTTGAAAGGTGTATATTAATTGCAAATGTATTGAAGAATAAGCTTGATGTTGATGTTCCAGATGATGAGATTGGCTATATTGCGATGCATTTTGGAGCAGCTATAGCAAGGAAAAATGACAAAACGAAAAGGCATAATATTCTAGTAGTATGTGCAAGTGGAATCGGCACATCCAGAATGCTTTTGTCAAAGCTTCAGATGTTTCCGCAGTTAAACATTGTAGATACCGTTTCAAGCCTTAGAGTAAAAGATTTTAAAGATAGATATGATATTGACTTAATTGTATCTACTATACCTCTTGATATAAAGGACAAAAAAACGGTAATTGTCAATCCATTACTTTTAGACGATGACGTCAAAAAGTTAAAAGATGCATTAAATACAGACTTCATAATGGATTTTTCCAGCAGAAAGGCAGAAGGCGATAAATATAAAGAGCTTCTGCACATAGCAGAATACGGTAAAAGAATTATTGAATTGTGCAGCTCTCTCAAATTTAAAGATGTCTTCGGCAAAAATTCAAAAGAGATTATTGATTCTCTTTTGGAGGATTTTGTGAATATTGACAGTATTGACAAAGAAAAAATTGATTCAATAAAAGAGAAGCTTTTGGGAAGAGAGAGCCTTGGCAAGATTATTCTGCCTGGCAAAGGATTTGTAATCTACCACTGTACAGCATCTAGTTTAAATAAACCAATCCTCATCTTCGGAAAAGTAAAAAGCGAAGTTAGAATGAAAAATTTAATGAACAATTATGAAATCATTAAGACAGCGTTTTTGATGGTTGCACCTGATAGCGACAAGATGTGGATAGAGATACTTGGCGATTTAAGCGTTTCATTTATAGAAAGCAAAGATCTTGTTGAAACGCTGAATAGTACAAGCAATCTGGATGAAGCTAGGGAAATGGTGCAAAGGGCATTGATGGAAAAATATTATGATGAGATTAAAAGAAACCTTGTAGGTGATTAA
- a CDS encoding methionine ABC transporter ATP-binding protein, producing MITIKNLSKVYSTNGKDVVALKDINLTINDGEIYGIMGLSGAGKSSLIRCINMLEKPTTGSVSINGTDMTKLSPKELREMRKKIGMIFQHFNLLMNSTVYENIAFPLKISKAKDSVIKKRVNELLKVVELEDKKYAYPSQLSGGQKQRVGIARALANNPNIILSDEATSALDPTTTESILNLLRNINKQYGITIVVITHEMSVIRNLCDRVAVLENGVIIEEGNVIDIFSNPSTETSKRFLKDMIAELPPDILIDDENPNEEILRLSFFGNSSNEPVISHMIKKFDVDVNIISGNIERVQNSQIGNLLIKINGDPSSIKDAIKFLEKNSLRIEVLKNGII from the coding sequence TTGATAACAATTAAGAATTTAAGCAAAGTATACAGCACAAATGGAAAAGATGTAGTTGCACTCAAAGACATAAATTTAACAATAAATGATGGTGAAATATACGGCATAATGGGCTTAAGCGGCGCTGGCAAATCATCATTAATAAGGTGCATAAACATGCTTGAAAAGCCCACAACGGGAAGTGTCTCCATAAATGGTACTGACATGACAAAGTTAAGCCCAAAAGAACTTCGTGAAATGAGAAAAAAGATTGGCATGATATTTCAGCATTTCAATCTTTTGATGAACTCTACAGTGTATGAAAACATAGCTTTTCCTTTAAAAATCTCAAAAGCTAAAGATTCTGTTATAAAAAAGCGAGTAAACGAGCTTCTTAAAGTCGTTGAACTTGAAGACAAGAAATACGCATATCCTTCGCAACTATCTGGTGGTCAGAAGCAAAGAGTCGGCATAGCAAGGGCGCTTGCCAATAATCCCAATATAATTTTATCAGATGAAGCGACATCTGCATTAGACCCGACGACGACAGAATCAATATTAAACTTGCTGAGAAATATCAACAAACAATACGGTATCACAATAGTCGTCATAACACATGAAATGTCAGTCATAAGAAACTTATGTGATAGAGTCGCTGTTTTGGAAAATGGCGTTATCATCGAAGAAGGAAATGTAATAGACATTTTTTCCAATCCTTCTACGGAGACGTCGAAAAGATTTTTAAAAGATATGATAGCAGAGCTTCCACCAGACATCCTCATAGACGACGAGAATCCAAATGAAGAAATATTGCGTCTGTCATTCTTTGGAAACAGCAGCAACGAGCCTGTAATATCGCATATGATAAAAAAATTCGACGTTGACGTCAATATAATCTCTGGAAATATAGAAAGAGTCCAGAACTCCCAAATAGGAAATCTCCTTATAAAGATTAATGGAGATCCAAGTTCTATAAAAGATGCAATAAAATTTTTAGAAAAAAACAGCCTTAGAATAGAGGTGCTTAAAAATGGTATCATCTAG